From Rhododendron vialii isolate Sample 1 chromosome 10a, ASM3025357v1, the proteins below share one genomic window:
- the LOC131304329 gene encoding cypmaclein-like: protein MAFSREIFIASLFLSFLLFHLTTANQKMDIYEAQSPVSPAPQASPIDCGKACNYRCSTTKRPRLCNRACGSCCNQCHCVPPGTYGNYWACPCYFNLVNPRTGGRKCP, encoded by the exons ATGGCCTTTTCAAGAGAAATCTTCATCGCTTCActgtttctctcttttctgcTTTTCCATCTCACTACTGCCAACCAAAAG ATGGACATCTATGAGGCACAGAGCCCTGTCAGCCCAGCTCCTCAAGCGTCACCAATAG ATTGTGGAAAGGCTTGTAATTACCGGTGTTCAACGACAAAGAGGCCAAGACTGTGCAATAGGGCATGCGGGAGTTGCTGCAACCAGTGCCACTGCGTGCCGCCAGGGACTTACGGCAACTACTGGGCCTGTCCGTGCTATTTCAACCTCGTTAATCCCCGCACCGGGGGTCGCAAATGTCCTTAA